TAGCCTCCTGATACATCTTGAAGTCGGTGATCTCCATCTTGGAATCCGTCCAGCTGGCGGAAAGCACCGTGCCGGCATTGGCAAAGCTCACCGCAGGTTCAGTCTGCGAGGAGGTACCCGAAAAAACCGCAGTGCCGTTGAAGGTATATTCGACGGGATGGGAGAATCCGGGAATGAGTGTGCCGAATATCGTGAGAGAGGTGTTCTCTCCCACGGAGATCTTACCGGCTGTACAGGTTATTTCTGCTGCTCCCAGGAATATCACACAAGAATTCGCTCCGATGGACCAGGTGAATGAGCCGATATTGATCATGGCTCCGTCCTCGATAGTGATCGTACTGTTATCGGGATAGGTCACATCCTCGGTGAATTCTGACGGAACGGCCGGAGTTTCAGCATCTGATGAGGGAGACAGTACGGAGAAAGCTGTCAGCGTACATAACAGCAGGACGATTGCCACGGGGATTCTGCGATTCATAATGTCTTCTCCCTCCCTACGAGAAGCAGAGCGGTCGGAATCGCAACCACGGCGAATATGGCCGCACCTGCAATCAGAGCAACGGCGGCTCCGTCGGCGAATATGTTGGCAATGTCAAGGTCAAGGCCGGGGATCATCATAATGACATCCCTCAGGGGCGTGACCAGCAGGTTGGCGAGTCCGGTATCTGAAGGAAGACTCACCGGCAGGACCGAATTCCAGTAATCGATGGTGGCTCCGATTTTGTCCTTCATGTAAACGTTGGTGATCAGCGTGTAGAAGTTGTAACCGAGCCACAGGGCGACCGTACGGTACATGATGGCGAACGAGATGTAGGCCCCGTTGTTGTCATGGTTGGTACGGTTCTGAATGGTTGCATTGAGCATGGAAACCAGACATCCGATGGCAAGACCCAGAAGGAACAGATGCAGTGCAAACATGAACGACGGGTCCTCGGGTTTCACCAGGAGCATGGAGACCAATGCGATAGGTGAAAGTACTGCACTCAACAGGAGCCACGGGAGGTGTCCGGTCTCGTCGATCTTCTCGGATATCGCGATAGCCGTGGTGGCAGCACCCAGGACCATGATGATGAAGAACGGTGCCGCCTCGAGGACGGACATCTGGTATGTGAAGAGGGCGATCTTCACCATGCATCCCACGGCACCCATATCGATGGCACCGAGCAGGATGATGAAAATCATCGAGCCCACCATCAATCTTCCGCCGTGCAGTTTGCGGTGGAAGACGGAGTGGGGATTCTTCACCTCGATGAAGAGGAACAGAAGGAACAGGACCAGGATCAGCATGTATCCTCCCATTGCTTCAATAGAATAGGGGGACCATTCGGCACTGATCTTCTGCAGGAAGTACACAAAGAATCCTGCCCAAACGGACAGCACGATGGCGCCGGGAATGTCGGCCTTCATGGTGCTTGTCTCACCATGTGCCAGGATGTCCATGGCAGGGCGGGTGATGAGCGCCTGCAGGAAGGCAAGGGCCCAGAAGACGGGCTGCCATCCGATGGTATCCACCGCTGCCCTTCCGGCGAAGATACCGGCGAGCATTCCAAGACCGAAACCGAGGGACATGATTCCGTTGGCGGTGTACCTGAACTTCTTGTTGGGCACGTCGAAGTAGATCTGCGCGATGCATGTGATGATGACGAATCCGGCACCGAATCCCTGGAAGGCCCTCAGGGCAACGAAGACATCCATCCTGGTGCACAGAGCGCATAACATCGTGAAAACGACGAAGATGACCGAACCCAGCAGATAGGGCTGCTTCCTGCCCCACCTGTCGATGAGACAGGCACATAGAGCCATAGAAGCGCATTCACCGGCTACGAATGCGGGGAATGTCCATGCGTAAAGCGTGGAAGGAAAGGCATTGAGCTCGAACATCAGATCGAATGAGATCACCTGAGTGAAAGCAGCGGGAACACAGACGAAGAACGTGCTGAACGACAGAAGGAACAGCGAAGGGAACTTCGCTTTCAACTCGGGATCCAAAGACATTGACTGCCTGATTTTGCGCGTGTATATGAGCGTTTCCAGATTTCACATCAAATACCGCCAATCTGGAAAAGAAACTGTTCCGGGCCTAGAGATTATTTTCACATGCTGGCTCTTTTACTGACTCCGTGCCCTCCGTATCGGAACGAACCGGAATCACGATTCCAAATCAAAAGCCCTTTTCGACCCCCGCCCCTTTTATATCGCTGACCGTATCTGGCAACCATTGGGCCCTTGGCCGAGGCGATTGAAATGAAGCAGCTGGTACTGATCAGACACGGAGAGAGCGAATGGAACAAACTCAACCTTTTCACCGGATGGACCGATGTCGAGCTCTCCGAGAAGGGCTGGGAAGAGGCCAGGGCCGCCGGAAAACTCATGAAAGAGGAAGGATTCGATTTCGACCTCTGCCTCACATCCTATCTGAAGAGGGCCATCCACACCGCCCAGACCGCACTCTGCGAGATGGAGCTCGACTGGATCCCCATGGAGAAGCACTGGGAACTCAACGAGAGGCATTACGGTGCACTCCAGGGTCTCAACAAGGCCGAGACCGCCGAGAAGTACGGAGAGGAACAGGTAACCCTCTGGAGGAGGTCCTACGACGTCTGTCCTCCCGCCCTCAAGGAATCCGACCCCAGGAACCCTGCCAAGGAGCGGAGGTACGAAGGCACCCCCGCCGCCGGCCATCCCCTCACCGAGAGCCTGGAGATCACCGTTCAGCGTGTCATCCCGTTCTATGAGATGGAGATCGTCCCCCAGGTCAAGGCAGGCAAGAGAATCCTCGTTGCCGCCCACGGAAACTCCCTGCGCGCCCTCGTGAAATACCTCGACGGACTGACAGCCGACGAGATCGTCAAGGTCAACATCCCCACCGGTGTCCCCCTTGTCTACGAGTTCGACGACAACATGAAAGTCATCGGCAAGAGGTACCTCGGAGACCGGGAAGCCATCGCCGCCAAAGCGAAAGCGGTCAGCGAGCAGGCCAAGAAGAAGGCATGACGATGTATTTCCTGCATAACAGGTGCAAATGCCGCTTCTCGGCATTGATCGACGCCAAAGAGGTCGGATATCTGACCTACACCATAGACAACGGTGTCCTGGACATCACCCATACCTTCGTCGACCCTTCCCTGCGCGGTCAGGGAGTCGCCAAGGAGCTGGTGAACAGGTGTGATGCTTTCTGCAAGAAAGAGGGTCTGATTGTCGTGGCGAGCTGCTCTTATGCGGCCAAGGCCCTTGGCATCGAACAGGAGAATCCTTCCTGCCGCATCGATCAGTGA
The sequence above is a segment of the methanogenic archaeon ISO4-H5 genome. Coding sequences within it:
- a CDS encoding MFS transporter, which gives rise to MSLDPELKAKFPSLFLLSFSTFFVCVPAAFTQVISFDLMFELNAFPSTLYAWTFPAFVAGECASMALCACLIDRWGRKQPYLLGSVIFVVFTMLCALCTRMDVFVALRAFQGFGAGFVIITCIAQIYFDVPNKKFRYTANGIMSLGFGLGMLAGIFAGRAAVDTIGWQPVFWALAFLQALITRPAMDILAHGETSTMKADIPGAIVLSVWAGFFVYFLQKISAEWSPYSIEAMGGYMLILVLFLLFLFIEVKNPHSVFHRKLHGGRLMVGSMIFIILLGAIDMGAVGCMVKIALFTYQMSVLEAAPFFIIMVLGAATTAIAISEKIDETGHLPWLLLSAVLSPIALVSMLLVKPEDPSFMFALHLFLLGLAIGCLVSMLNATIQNRTNHDNNGAYISFAIMYRTVALWLGYNFYTLITNVYMKDKIGATIDYWNSVLPVSLPSDTGLANLLVTPLRDVIMMIPGLDLDIANIFADGAAVALIAGAAIFAVVAIPTALLLVGREKTL
- a CDS encoding 2,3-bisphosphoglycerate-dependent phosphoglycerate mutase, GpmA, giving the protein MKQLVLIRHGESEWNKLNLFTGWTDVELSEKGWEEARAAGKLMKEEGFDFDLCLTSYLKRAIHTAQTALCEMELDWIPMEKHWELNERHYGALQGLNKAETAEKYGEEQVTLWRRSYDVCPPALKESDPRNPAKERRYEGTPAAGHPLTESLEITVQRVIPFYEMEIVPQVKAGKRILVAAHGNSLRALVKYLDGLTADEIVKVNIPTGVPLVYEFDDNMKVIGKRYLGDREAIAAKAKAVSEQAKKKA
- a CDS encoding GNAT family acetyltransferase, translating into MTMYFLHNRCKCRFSALIDAKEVGYLTYTIDNGVLDITHTFVDPSLRGQGVAKELVNRCDAFCKKEGLIVVASCSYAAKALGIEQENPSCRIDQ